From the genome of Pelosinus fermentans DSM 17108:
ACTAGTCTAGTGGCGTCATCAGTAGGCATAGATATACAGATTATACTTTGGGAATTAATTGCTCAATGGGAGAAGGATGAAATTCAAGTCGATGCCTGTCAGATTTTTGAATTATCCATTGAATATGCAGGTGGTGAGGTATTTCAGAAGATAGTCCATAGACAGGAATCGCCTCAGCGGGTAGAAATATTTTATTATAAGACAATCAGATACCCTATTAATGCTATAATATGGGTTATAGGCAGCGAAGAGGGTGGAAAAATGATGCTACCCAATGAAATGAAAGAATCAGATGCAAGTACCTCATAAAATAATGGATTTTTGCATATAAATATAAGAGGAAGATTCTCCTTATTGAAGGAGTAAACCGCTTATGAATTCCAAATTTTATTAGTGAGGGTTCAAAGTGGTTAAGCTCTCGATAAATGAGACTTAGATTCAGATGGCGTACATAGGGTTATGTATCTGAATCAAATCTTCTTTATTTTTTGCACATTATTGAGGAAGGAGAATGACATGAGCAAAGACATTATTTCTTATACTTTAACTCATGATGAATTAGAAACGATGCTGTCATCTGAGTACGGTACAAAGGTTGAGCCAGTGGATTTAAAACAGCTTACTAAACAGAAGATGAATCAGCAAAGAGCGAGAATGATGGAAAAAAATGGGTATAAGAGGT
Proteins encoded in this window:
- a CDS encoding DUF960 family protein, whose amino-acid sequence is MFEQKYATSLVASSVGIDIQIILWELIAQWEKDEIQVDACQIFELSIEYAGGEVFQKIVHRQESPQRVEIFYYKTIRYPINAIIWVIGSEEGGKMMLPNEMKESDASTS